The proteins below are encoded in one region of Silene latifolia isolate original U9 population chromosome 2, ASM4854445v1, whole genome shotgun sequence:
- the LOC141640285 gene encoding uncharacterized protein LOC141640285, giving the protein MRVPLVGWDHVCIPKSEGGLGVRNSVHWNLATIGKLVWWIYSKPDSLWVKWVHQIYIKNDTWSDHVPKCHMSGNWKAICKTRDLFQSGYSHGTWLADLTGYTVKSGYDWLRLKETKVGWSKLVWNNAAVPKHCFVNWLIMRKALNTKVKLHRIGVSADDLCCICQVNSETITHLFQQCPYVLQLLELACDWLQIPIPQGNALIWTGRRNWSQVQKDICVAVFMAVHYMVWQQRNSARLDGVLVRPKVAFTQCKNLMKIRLSCQSSKVVRASDRDWITCIMS; this is encoded by the coding sequence ATGAGAGTTCCTTTGGTAGGTTGGGATCATGTGTGCATTCCAAAGAGTGAGGGTGGCCTGGGTGTTAGGAATAGCGTTCACTGGAATTTGGCTACAATTGGGAAGCTTGTGTGGTGGATATATAGCAAGCCTGATAGCTTATGGGTGAAGTGGGTACATCAAATTTATATCAAAAATGATACCTGGTCTGATCATGTTCCTAAATGTCACATGAGTGGCAACTGGAAGGCGATATGTAAGACCAGGGATCTATTTCAGAGTGGGTATTCACATGGTACATGGCTTGCTGACCTTACAGGGTACACGGTTAAGTCTGGGTATGATTGGCTCAGGCTTAAGGAGACAAAAGTTGGGTGGTCTAAGCTGGTTTGGAATAATGCTGCAGTTCCTAAGCATTGTTTTGTTAACTGGCTTATTATGAGGAAAGCTCTTAACACGAAAGTGAAGTTACATAGGATTGGGGTTAGTGCAGATGACTTGTGCTGTATTTGCCAGGTGAATTCTGAGACGATTACTCATCTGTTTCAGCAATGCCCGTATGTGCTGCAGCTTCTGGAGTTGGCCTGTGACTGGTTGCAGATTCCAATACCCCAAGGGAATGCTCTTATCTGGACTGGTAGGAGAAACTGGTCACAGGTACAGAAAGATATTTGTGTAGCAGTCTTTATGGCTGTTCATTATATGGTCTGGCAGCAACGTAACTCTGCTAGATTAGATGGTGTTTTGGTACGACCTAAGGTTGCGTTTACTCAATGCAAAAACCTGATGAAAATCAGGCTTAGTTGCCAATCTAGTAAGGTTGTAAGAGCTAGTGATAGGGATTGGATCACTTGTATAATGAGCTAA